The Methanoculleus marisnigri JR1 genome window below encodes:
- a CDS encoding ArsB/NhaD family transporter encodes MEAVALIAVAVFLFTYALIIDERIHRAVAAMLGAAIVVFVGIVPWEALLEHVDFGTIFLLLGMMIIVNTARGSGLFEYIAIRTAKLAKGSPIRVLVLFAIVTAIVSAFLDNVTTVLLLTPMLLYVARVMNLNPIPFLVTEIFSSNVGGAATLIGDPPNIMIASSAGLTFNEFIIHLGPIMIVDMAILLLMMYVIYGRSMRVSAEERQELVRTLNGLDERAAVTDRSLFNKSVAVIAFVVLLFFVHDRIGEILHVVLPFVDPAMGLEPAEVALIGAATLLFWSRQSPEEIFEKIEWPALFFFGGLFIIVGALVETGIISSIASVMIENVGSTGEAMFIVAWFAAIASAIVDNIPLTAAMIPLIHDLGTTMDVYPLWWSLALGACLGGNGTAIGASANVVVIGIAEREGIGITFIDFLKVGMLVLFVTVAVGLGMLWLKFAM; translated from the coding sequence ATGGAAGCAGTGGCGCTGATCGCGGTAGCGGTCTTTCTCTTCACCTACGCACTCATCATCGACGAGCGGATCCACCGGGCGGTCGCCGCCATGCTCGGTGCGGCGATCGTGGTCTTCGTCGGAATCGTTCCCTGGGAGGCCCTCCTCGAGCACGTCGACTTCGGGACGATCTTCCTGCTCCTCGGGATGATGATCATCGTCAACACCGCGCGGGGCAGCGGCCTCTTCGAATATATCGCGATAAGGACGGCGAAACTCGCGAAAGGCAGCCCCATCCGGGTTCTCGTCCTCTTTGCGATCGTGACCGCGATCGTGAGCGCGTTCCTCGACAACGTCACCACGGTCCTTCTCCTCACCCCGATGCTCCTCTATGTCGCGAGGGTGATGAACCTCAACCCCATTCCCTTCCTTGTCACGGAGATCTTCTCCTCAAACGTCGGCGGGGCTGCGACGCTCATCGGCGACCCGCCGAACATCATGATCGCGTCGTCTGCGGGACTGACGTTCAACGAGTTCATCATCCATCTCGGGCCCATCATGATCGTCGACATGGCGATCCTCCTCCTGATGATGTACGTCATTTACGGCAGGTCGATGAGGGTGAGCGCCGAAGAGCGGCAGGAGCTGGTCCGGACGCTCAACGGCCTGGACGAGCGGGCGGCGGTCACCGACAGGTCGCTCTTCAACAAGTCGGTGGCAGTAATCGCCTTCGTGGTCCTCCTCTTCTTTGTCCACGACCGGATCGGAGAGATCCTGCACGTCGTCCTGCCGTTCGTCGACCCGGCGATGGGGCTCGAACCCGCAGAGGTGGCCCTCATCGGTGCGGCGACCCTCCTCTTCTGGAGCAGGCAGTCGCCGGAGGAGATCTTCGAGAAGATCGAGTGGCCGGCCCTCTTCTTCTTCGGCGGGCTCTTCATCATCGTCGGTGCCCTCGTCGAGACCGGCATCATCTCGAGCATCGCCTCGGTCATGATCGAGAACGTCGGTTCGACCGGTGAGGCGATGTTTATCGTGGCCTGGTTCGCCGCGATCGCCTCGGCAATCGTGGACAACATCCCCCTCACCGCGGCGATGATCCCGCTCATCCACGACCTGGGGACGACGATGGACGTCTACCCGCTCTGGTGGTCGCTCGCTCTCGGTGCGTGCCTCGGGGGGAACGGAACCGCCATCGGAGCGTCGGCGAACGTCGTCGTCATCGGTATCGCCGAGCGCGAGGGGATCGGCATCACGTTCATCGACTTCCTGAAGGTGGGTATGCTCGTGCTCTTCGTGACGGTGGCGGTAGGTCTTGGAATGCTCTGGCTGAAATTTGCGATGTGA
- a CDS encoding universal stress protein, with product MIQRKFKDIVGRRYDSVLKDYGEFLLTDEEMLVPEIRSILVPLDFFVHDITDEAIDVLSAYDATISLAYITDTEVIELLEQALDRESTEEFRKKKEEYGRKLLERTAAKLEEYGFSTQTRMFVGHKGDDVVRMAKNHDMVALCRRYADGESTDASVSPIVLRICQRVETPALIY from the coding sequence TTGATCCAGCGAAAGTTCAAAGATATCGTCGGAAGGCGGTACGACTCGGTCCTGAAGGACTACGGCGAGTTCCTGCTGACCGACGAGGAGATGCTCGTCCCCGAGATCAGGTCGATCCTGGTACCGCTCGACTTCTTCGTTCACGACATCACCGACGAAGCAATCGACGTGCTCTCCGCCTACGACGCCACGATCTCGCTCGCCTACATCACCGACACCGAGGTGATCGAACTCCTGGAACAGGCGCTCGACCGTGAATCGACGGAGGAGTTCCGGAAAAAGAAGGAAGAGTACGGCCGGAAACTCCTCGAACGGACTGCAGCCAAACTCGAAGAATACGGCTTTTCGACCCAGACACGGATGTTTGTCGGACATAAGGGCGACGACGTCGTCCGGATGGCGAAGAACCACGACATGGTCGCGCTCTGCCGCCGCTACGCCGACGGGGAGTCGACCGACGCCTCGGTAAGCCCGATCGTTCTGCGCATCTGCCAGCGGGTGGAGACTCCCGCGCTCATCTACTGA
- a CDS encoding archaemetzincin family Zn-dependent metalloprotease: MGINILWDPQAPVGVELPVVRMIAMILGKEPELVEYPFLIDGYDRNRNQHDAQKILDRLQDTLTRRYDIDGPLLLVTSRDLYVNGCDFVFGLARPACGVAVVSTARLGNDYYGRTPDDTDLIDRTAKEGAHELGHLLGLDHCENSECVMFRPRTLDELDRKRKMLCPACREALASLGGR; this comes from the coding sequence ATGGGCATCAATATTCTTTGGGACCCGCAGGCACCGGTAGGTGTCGAGCTCCCGGTCGTCCGGATGATCGCGATGATCCTCGGGAAAGAACCCGAACTCGTCGAATACCCGTTTCTCATCGACGGTTACGACCGGAACCGCAACCAGCACGATGCTCAAAAGATCCTGGATCGCCTGCAGGACACCCTCACGCGCAGGTACGATATCGACGGCCCCCTGCTGCTCGTCACCTCCCGCGACCTCTACGTCAACGGATGCGACTTCGTCTTCGGCCTCGCACGGCCGGCATGCGGCGTCGCCGTCGTCTCGACCGCCCGCCTCGGGAACGACTACTACGGCAGGACGCCGGACGACACCGACCTCATCGACCGGACGGCAAAAGAGGGCGCGCACGAACTCGGGCATCTCCTCGGGCTCGACCACTGCGAAAACTCCGAGTGCGTCATGTTCCGGCCGAGAACCCTGGACGAACTGGACAGAAAGAGAAAGATGCTCTGTCCGGCCTGCAGGGAGGCGCTCGCGTCATTAGGCGGGCGATGA
- a CDS encoding UPF0146 family protein has protein sequence MCRYKHIERSIGEYIAARYRRAVEVGVGNNPEAAGLIAAAGALMLCTDIRPGIRHDGLTVVTDDVFEPDLRLYEGADLIYAVRPGVEMVPPLIALADRIDSDLLVYHLGCEIYGDGGEVVDCGPALLHRYRCRRL, from the coding sequence ATGTGTCGGTATAAACATATTGAACGGAGTATCGGGGAGTATATCGCCGCTCGCTACCGGCGGGCCGTCGAGGTGGGCGTCGGCAACAATCCCGAGGCAGCAGGGCTTATAGCGGCCGCCGGCGCCCTGATGCTCTGCACCGACATACGGCCGGGCATCCGGCACGACGGGCTTACCGTCGTGACCGACGACGTCTTCGAGCCGGATCTCCGGCTGTATGAGGGCGCGGACCTGATCTACGCCGTGCGGCCCGGCGTGGAGATGGTTCCGCCGCTGATCGCGCTTGCCGACCGGATCGACAGCGACCTCCTGGTCTACCACCTGGGATGCGAGATCTACGGGGACGGCGGCGAGGTCGTGGACTGCGGCCCGGCCCTCCTCCACCGCTACCGCTGTCGCCGTCTTTAA
- a CDS encoding replication factor C large subunit gives MDWVEKYRPQHLQDVVGNSGAVRLIYEWARDWSRQKKPLILYGKPGTGKTSSAYALANDMNWEVVELNASDQRTKAALERVAGAGSTTASLSGASRKLILLDEADNLHGQADRGGAKAIVEIIAAAQQPIILIANDYYSLTRELKAVTEPVQFRALQARSIVPRLRQICAAEGVACDPAALDDIANRAGGDMRAAVNMLYAAAIGKEHLAAGDVHTSAKDERSTIFELVGATFKGKRDADLLRMAVEVEDTPDAIEQWLEGNLDHMPDLASRAEGYACLARADEYIGRTYRRQYYTLWRYASAVMLLGVADAAGGHGVHGRIMPPSRWQKMGASKKQKAVRAGLSRKLSEMTHIPQDALREDFFTAITILVERDPATYVREFDLDADELNLFIHDKARATKVVKEVAKEEKEKAKKAAAKEKAPTKGKKSRDDDPPADTGESRRDPSPGQATLF, from the coding sequence ATGGACTGGGTGGAGAAGTACAGGCCGCAGCATCTTCAGGATGTCGTGGGGAACTCCGGCGCCGTCAGGCTGATATACGAGTGGGCGCGGGACTGGTCACGGCAGAAGAAACCGCTCATCCTGTACGGAAAACCCGGCACCGGCAAGACCTCGAGCGCGTATGCCCTCGCGAACGACATGAACTGGGAGGTGGTGGAACTGAACGCCTCCGACCAGCGGACGAAAGCGGCCCTCGAACGGGTAGCGGGCGCGGGCTCCACGACGGCCAGCCTCTCCGGTGCGAGCCGCAAACTCATCCTGCTGGATGAGGCCGACAACCTGCACGGACAGGCCGACCGGGGCGGGGCGAAGGCGATCGTGGAGATCATCGCGGCGGCGCAGCAGCCGATCATCCTGATTGCAAACGACTACTACTCCCTCACGAGAGAACTCAAGGCGGTCACGGAGCCGGTGCAGTTCCGGGCGCTCCAGGCCCGCTCGATCGTCCCCCGCCTCCGCCAGATCTGCGCCGCGGAAGGCGTGGCATGCGATCCCGCCGCGCTCGACGATATCGCGAACCGCGCCGGCGGGGATATGCGGGCCGCGGTGAACATGCTCTACGCCGCGGCGATCGGGAAGGAGCACCTCGCGGCGGGCGACGTCCACACCTCCGCAAAGGACGAGCGCTCGACCATCTTCGAACTCGTCGGAGCGACCTTCAAAGGGAAGAGAGACGCCGACCTGCTCCGCATGGCGGTGGAGGTCGAGGATACCCCCGATGCCATCGAACAGTGGCTCGAGGGGAACCTCGACCACATGCCCGACCTCGCCTCCCGGGCGGAAGGCTACGCCTGCCTCGCGAGGGCGGACGAGTACATCGGCCGGACTTACCGGCGGCAGTATTACACCCTCTGGCGCTACGCGAGCGCGGTCATGCTCCTCGGCGTCGCCGACGCCGCCGGCGGGCACGGCGTCCACGGCCGCATCATGCCGCCGTCGCGCTGGCAGAAGATGGGGGCGTCGAAGAAGCAGAAGGCAGTCCGGGCGGGCCTCTCCCGGAAACTCAGCGAGATGACGCACATACCACAGGATGCCCTCCGGGAAGACTTCTTCACCGCGATCACCATCCTCGTCGAGCGGGACCCTGCAACATACGTCCGCGAGTTCGACCTCGACGCCGACGAACTGAACCTCTTCATCCACGACAAGGCCCGGGCCACGAAGGTCGTCAAAGAAGTGGCGAAAGAGGAGAAGGAGAAGGCGAAGAAGGCCGCCGCCAAAGAGAAGGCGCCAACGAAAGGCAAGAAGTCCCGGGACGACGACCCGCCCGCAGATACCGGAGAATCCCGGCGGGACCCATCCCCGGGCCAGGCGACGCTCTTTTAA
- a CDS encoding methanogenesis marker 2 protein, producing the protein MVKDCSTDTVARAVREYEGVTRKKEIGDMIRSLRIESPDVVASFGEDAAVIRHNAEDALLLAADGIWSKLMEADPFWAGYCAVLVNVHDIAAMGGRPVAMVDILSVTSDRLRDEVTRGMVAASAQFGVPIVGGHLHPNTPYSVVDVAILGTATMDQIIFSNTAEEGDVVVAAIDLDGRVHPSCCFNWDSVTMKSAEAVRAQIRVMEDLGKEHLVTAGKDISNPGVIGTLGMLLEVSGKGAVIDLEAIPRPDLSAIDLSFEQWVRMYPGMGFILTVKPENVEEVRRRFADVGITAAAIGEVNGSRRLSVRYLGRETQVFDLDREGIMRFFPEGGACR; encoded by the coding sequence GTGGTGAAGGATTGCTCCACCGATACGGTAGCACGGGCCGTCAGGGAATACGAGGGCGTCACCCGGAAGAAGGAGATCGGGGATATGATCCGGTCTCTCCGGATAGAGAGCCCCGATGTTGTCGCTTCGTTCGGTGAGGATGCCGCGGTCATCCGGCATAACGCAGAGGACGCGTTGCTTCTTGCGGCGGACGGTATCTGGAGCAAGTTGATGGAGGCGGACCCGTTCTGGGCGGGGTACTGCGCCGTGCTCGTGAACGTTCACGATATCGCCGCCATGGGCGGAAGGCCGGTTGCGATGGTCGATATCCTCTCCGTCACGAGCGATCGGCTCCGCGACGAAGTGACCCGGGGCATGGTCGCGGCATCCGCACAGTTCGGCGTCCCGATCGTGGGCGGGCACCTGCATCCGAATACGCCCTACAGCGTCGTGGATGTGGCGATCCTCGGGACGGCCACGATGGACCAGATCATCTTCTCGAACACGGCAGAGGAGGGCGACGTGGTCGTCGCGGCGATAGACCTCGACGGCCGGGTGCACCCGTCGTGCTGCTTCAACTGGGACTCGGTCACGATGAAGTCGGCGGAAGCGGTGCGGGCCCAGATCCGGGTGATGGAGGATCTCGGCAAAGAGCACCTGGTGACGGCCGGGAAGGATATCAGCAACCCGGGCGTCATCGGGACGCTCGGGATGCTCCTCGAGGTGAGCGGGAAGGGCGCGGTGATCGACCTCGAGGCGATACCCCGGCCGGACCTCTCGGCGATCGACCTCTCCTTCGAGCAGTGGGTGCGCATGTACCCCGGCATGGGTTTCATCCTGACCGTCAAACCGGAGAACGTGGAGGAGGTCCGCCGCCGGTTTGCCGACGTCGGGATCACCGCCGCCGCTATCGGGGAGGTGAACGGGAGCCGGAGGCTCTCCGTCAGGTACCTGGGCCGGGAGACGCAGGTCTTCGATCTGGACCGGGAAGGGATCATGCGCTTCTTCCCCGAAGGAGGGGCATGCCGGTAA
- the mtxX gene encoding methanogenesis marker protein Mmp4/MtxX, with amino-acid sequence MPVTVGLGAASPDPKILSTVRAVGREVDIILFSPPGTAGSFGDAATVVEAVEPEVALIEALYAGRIDAAVRGTLPASSTLKYLKQTAGVECLERIALLETADGRLFLLAPVGVDEGWTVEEKVRFVRIGRDIARSFGLAEGVAILSGGRLGDIGRHPSVDRTMADAELVARLTGAEHTEILIEEAVGRYGMVVAPDGISGNLIFRTLVFLGAGAGHGAPVVNIDRIFVDTSRASADYTNAVMLAKSLAQLKSP; translated from the coding sequence ATGCCGGTAACGGTCGGGCTTGGTGCGGCGTCCCCAGATCCAAAGATCCTCTCGACGGTCCGGGCGGTCGGCCGGGAGGTCGATATCATCCTTTTTTCCCCTCCGGGGACCGCCGGTTCGTTTGGTGATGCGGCTACGGTCGTCGAGGCCGTGGAGCCGGAGGTCGCGCTCATCGAGGCTCTCTACGCCGGCAGGATCGATGCCGCCGTCAGGGGCACTCTCCCCGCATCATCCACCCTGAAATACCTCAAGCAGACTGCGGGTGTCGAATGCCTCGAGCGGATCGCCCTCCTCGAGACCGCCGACGGCCGCCTCTTCCTCCTCGCCCCCGTCGGGGTCGACGAGGGCTGGACGGTCGAGGAAAAGGTGCGGTTCGTCAGAATAGGCAGGGATATCGCCCGGAGTTTCGGGCTCGCCGAGGGAGTGGCGATCCTCTCGGGAGGGCGGCTCGGGGATATCGGGCGGCATCCGTCCGTCGACCGGACGATGGCGGATGCCGAGCTCGTCGCACGCCTGACCGGTGCGGAGCACACCGAGATCCTGATCGAGGAGGCGGTGGGGAGGTACGGGATGGTCGTGGCGCCCGACGGGATATCCGGGAACCTGATCTTTCGCACGCTCGTCTTCCTCGGAGCCGGGGCGGGGCATGGTGCTCCGGTGGTAAATATCGATAGAATTTTCGTGGATACGTCGCGCGCCTCTGCAGATTATACCAATGCAGTAATGCTTGCGAAATCTCTGGCGCAATTAAAAAGTCCGTGA
- a CDS encoding histone family protein, translating into MADLPIAAVVRIAKKNGAERVGSDAAAALVTKAEAYIAELTKEANRLAQHAGRKTIKAEDVDLAVKSA; encoded by the coding sequence ATGGCAGATCTACCTATTGCTGCGGTTGTACGTATCGCAAAAAAGAATGGTGCTGAGAGAGTGGGCAGCGACGCTGCTGCCGCACTGGTTACCAAGGCTGAGGCGTACATCGCCGAGCTGACCAAGGAAGCCAACAGGCTTGCCCAGCACGCGGGACGCAAGACGATCAAGGCGGAAGACGTCGACCTCGCGGTTAAATCCGCGTAA
- the hisB gene encoding imidazoleglycerol-phosphate dehydratase HisB gives MRTSEVHRATRETDITLSLDLDGTGAGTIETGIPFFDHMLASFARHGRIDLSVRATGDLAVDPHHTIEDIGIVLGTALAESVGDGRGITRFADAAVPMDEALARVALDVGGRGYLVFEGDFSPVGPGGIPGDLIEHFFHSLCSHAGITAHITVTGRNDHHICEAAFKAFARALRAAVAIDPAIGDVPSTKGSL, from the coding sequence ATGCGAACGAGTGAGGTCCACCGCGCGACACGGGAGACCGATATCACCCTCTCCCTCGACCTCGACGGGACGGGGGCCGGAACCATCGAGACCGGGATACCGTTCTTCGACCACATGCTCGCGTCGTTTGCCCGGCACGGGCGGATCGATCTTTCCGTCCGCGCGACCGGCGACCTTGCCGTGGATCCCCACCACACCATCGAGGATATCGGGATCGTCCTCGGGACGGCTCTCGCCGAGTCGGTCGGCGACGGGAGAGGGATCACCCGGTTCGCGGACGCCGCCGTCCCGATGGACGAGGCGCTCGCCCGGGTGGCGCTCGACGTAGGCGGCCGGGGCTACCTCGTCTTCGAGGGCGACTTCTCGCCGGTGGGCCCGGGCGGCATCCCCGGCGACCTCATCGAGCACTTCTTCCACAGCCTCTGCAGCCATGCCGGGATCACCGCCCACATCACGGTCACGGGCAGGAACGACCACCACATCTGCGAGGCGGCGTTCAAGGCGTTCGCCCGGGCGCTCCGGGCCGCCGTGGCAATCGATCCTGCGATAGGCGACGTGCCGAGCACCAAAGGCTCGCTGTGA
- the hisA gene encoding 1-(5-phosphoribosyl)-5-[(5-phosphoribosylamino)methylideneamino]imidazole-4-carboxamide isomerase has protein sequence MEIYPAVDILDGRCVQLVQGRPEAATVYGDPAAWAHRWLDEGADGLHVVNLDGAFGRARKNADLIRAFTRETETFTELGGGIRSVEDAAGWLDAGVDRVIVSTQAVREPEMIRTLAEEFGGERVMAGIDARAGEVMIEGWERPAGSYLSWAERFESLGAGSLLYTNVDVEGLQQGIAIEPVTELLARVKVPVVVSGGISSPGDVAALRDAGAAGAVLGSALYAGKVRLPEAMEAAHANE, from the coding sequence ATGGAGATCTATCCTGCAGTTGATATCCTGGACGGGCGATGCGTGCAGCTCGTGCAGGGGCGGCCTGAGGCGGCGACGGTCTACGGCGATCCGGCCGCCTGGGCGCACCGGTGGCTTGACGAGGGAGCCGACGGCCTTCACGTCGTCAACCTGGACGGGGCGTTCGGCCGCGCGCGCAAAAACGCCGACCTGATCCGGGCTTTCACCCGCGAGACGGAGACGTTCACCGAACTCGGGGGCGGTATCAGGAGCGTGGAGGATGCCGCGGGGTGGCTTGACGCCGGCGTCGACCGGGTGATCGTCTCGACCCAGGCCGTCCGGGAGCCGGAGATGATCCGAACGCTTGCCGAAGAGTTCGGCGGCGAGCGGGTGATGGCGGGCATCGACGCCCGGGCCGGCGAGGTGATGATCGAGGGCTGGGAGCGCCCGGCAGGCAGTTACCTATCCTGGGCGGAGCGGTTCGAGAGCCTCGGCGCGGGATCGCTCCTCTATACGAATGTGGACGTGGAGGGGCTCCAGCAGGGGATCGCCATCGAACCCGTGACGGAACTCCTCGCGAGAGTGAAGGTCCCGGTCGTCGTCTCGGGCGGGATATCGAGCCCCGGGGACGTCGCGGCGCTCCGGGATGCCGGAGCGGCGGGGGCGGTCCTCGGGTCCGCCCTCTACGCCGGGAAGGTGCGGCTCCCGGAGGCCATGGAGGCGGCGCATGCGAACGAGTGA
- the hisG gene encoding ATP phosphoribosyltransferase: MSKPSPRHPVPGPGLVRLAIPNKGRISGPINELIEKSGLHLAEGGSERRLITRTRDPNVEILFARPIDIPEYVASGVADLGITGKDMVMERGSAVEQVLDLQTGKATLVVAVPEESDIETVADLAGAKVATEFPAITRAFFAGHGVAVTIVTVGGACEATPHLGIADAIVDLSSSGTTLRTNHLRVVDEVLASTTVLVANPASLTAKREKIDEIILALESVIRAKGQCYLMMNVQRNALADVREVLPGLSGPTVMDVASDENLVAVHAVVKEERVYQLINQLKRAGAKDILVMPIERIIR, translated from the coding sequence ATGAGTAAACCGTCACCCCGGCACCCCGTGCCCGGACCCGGACTCGTTCGTCTCGCCATCCCGAACAAAGGGAGGATCTCCGGGCCCATCAACGAGTTGATCGAGAAGAGCGGCCTCCACCTGGCCGAAGGCGGCAGCGAGCGCAGACTCATCACCCGGACCCGCGACCCGAACGTGGAGATCCTCTTCGCCCGCCCGATCGACATACCGGAGTACGTGGCGAGCGGCGTTGCCGATCTCGGGATCACCGGGAAGGATATGGTCATGGAGCGGGGTTCCGCGGTCGAACAGGTTCTCGACCTGCAGACCGGAAAGGCCACGCTCGTCGTCGCCGTGCCGGAGGAGTCCGACATCGAGACCGTCGCCGACCTTGCAGGTGCAAAGGTGGCGACCGAGTTCCCGGCGATCACCCGCGCGTTCTTTGCCGGGCACGGGGTCGCCGTCACGATCGTGACCGTGGGCGGAGCATGCGAGGCGACGCCGCACCTCGGGATCGCCGACGCCATCGTCGACCTCTCCTCCTCGGGGACGACGCTGCGGACGAACCACCTCCGCGTCGTCGACGAGGTGCTTGCGTCCACGACCGTCCTGGTGGCGAACCCCGCCTCGCTGACGGCCAAGCGCGAAAAGATCGACGAGATCATCCTCGCCCTCGAAAGCGTCATCCGGGCGAAGGGGCAGTGCTACCTGATGATGAACGTCCAGCGGAACGCTCTTGCGGACGTGCGGGAGGTGCTGCCCGGCCTCTCCGGGCCGACGGTGATGGACGTGGCTTCCGACGAGAATCTGGTCGCCGTTCACGCCGTCGTGAAAGAGGAGCGGGTCTACCAGTTAATCAACCAGTTAAAGCGGGCCGGCGCAAAAGACATATTAGTCATGCCCATCGAACGGATCATACGCTGA
- a CDS encoding methionine adenosyltransferase encodes MTRNISVEGLDQIPIEKQRIELVERKCLGHPDSLADGIAESISRALSRSYLEECGSVLHHNTDQGEVVAGESLPKFGGGTITKPIYFLISGRATKTFNGINIPADAIAVEAARDYIKSILPAINMDRDIIVDCRMGKGSTDLQDVFRSCEGMVPRANDTSFGVGHAPFSEAESIVRGVSAFIDGTLRPKYPVIGQDCKIMCLRDGDAITLTIAMAFVDRYCSGIAEYIEQKNFLTEQIAAVAKQFTKRSVNVAVNTADDLEGGSVFLTVSGTSAEMGDDGSVGRGNRANGLITPNRPMSMEATSGKNPINHIGKIYNLLATQVAQDCVAKVDGIEEMYVRMLSQIGYPIDQPHVASAQILTKPGVDISSVKPDIEAIIDEWLEKTPTITEKVIRGELSTF; translated from the coding sequence ATGACCAGGAACATCAGCGTAGAAGGGCTTGACCAGATCCCGATCGAGAAGCAGCGGATAGAACTGGTGGAGCGCAAGTGCCTCGGGCACCCGGACAGTCTCGCAGACGGCATCGCGGAGTCGATCAGCAGGGCACTCAGCAGGTCGTACCTGGAAGAGTGCGGCAGCGTCCTGCACCACAACACCGACCAGGGGGAGGTCGTTGCGGGCGAATCGCTCCCGAAGTTCGGCGGCGGCACGATCACAAAGCCGATCTACTTCCTCATATCGGGACGGGCCACGAAGACATTCAACGGCATAAACATCCCCGCAGACGCGATCGCCGTCGAGGCGGCACGGGACTACATCAAGTCGATCCTCCCCGCCATCAACATGGACCGCGACATCATCGTCGACTGCCGGATGGGCAAGGGGTCGACCGACCTGCAGGACGTCTTCCGGTCCTGCGAAGGAATGGTCCCGCGGGCGAACGACACCTCGTTCGGCGTCGGGCACGCACCGTTCAGCGAGGCGGAGAGCATTGTCAGGGGCGTTTCCGCGTTCATCGACGGTACGCTCCGCCCGAAGTACCCCGTCATCGGCCAGGACTGCAAGATCATGTGCCTGCGTGACGGCGATGCCATCACCCTGACCATCGCGATGGCGTTCGTGGACCGCTACTGCTCGGGCATCGCCGAATACATCGAGCAGAAGAACTTCCTGACGGAGCAGATCGCGGCGGTCGCAAAACAGTTCACCAAACGATCGGTCAACGTCGCCGTCAACACCGCCGACGACCTCGAGGGCGGCAGCGTCTTCCTGACGGTCTCGGGCACCTCCGCCGAGATGGGCGACGACGGCTCGGTCGGCAGAGGCAACCGTGCGAACGGGCTGATCACCCCGAACCGCCCGATGAGCATGGAAGCGACGAGCGGCAAGAACCCGATCAACCACATCGGCAAGATCTACAACCTCCTCGCGACCCAGGTAGCGCAGGACTGCGTCGCGAAGGTCGACGGCATTGAGGAGATGTACGTCCGTATGCTCTCCCAGATCGGCTACCCGATCGACCAGCCGCACGTGGCGAGCGCCCAGATCCTCACGAAACCGGGCGTCGACATCAGCTCCGTCAAGCCCGATATCGAGGCGATCATCGACGAATGGCTGGAGAAGACCCCCACCATCACCGAGAAGGTTATCAGGGGAGAACTCTCTACCTTCTAA